In Pseudovibrio brasiliensis, the following are encoded in one genomic region:
- the sseA gene encoding 3-mercaptopyruvate sulfurtransferase: MAQDPIVSVSWLKDHLDAPDVVIIDASWYLPAMERNAKKEYEQEHIPGAVFMDIDEVSDQSSPLPHMMPEPHVFSSKMRKMGIGDGQTIVVYDGAGIFSAARVWWMFRAFGVESVFVLDGGLPAWKEEGYPLTDEVPTRLERHFTAMLNHDMVRNLDEVQDALDSSSHLVLDARAPERFKGLAPEPREGVRAGHMPGALNLPFGLLLNEGKLRSKEDLQNIFKQVGVDASTPVITSCGSGVTAAVITLALEQVGFSKNALYDGSWTEWGSSEKTEVISEPA; this comes from the coding sequence ATGGCGCAGGATCCAATTGTCTCAGTAAGCTGGCTCAAGGACCACCTTGATGCACCCGATGTGGTCATCATTGATGCATCCTGGTACCTGCCTGCCATGGAGCGCAACGCCAAAAAGGAATATGAGCAAGAGCACATTCCCGGCGCTGTTTTCATGGACATTGATGAAGTCTCCGACCAAAGCTCCCCGCTTCCGCATATGATGCCGGAGCCACACGTGTTCTCATCTAAAATGCGCAAGATGGGCATTGGCGACGGCCAGACCATCGTGGTCTATGACGGCGCTGGCATCTTCTCAGCCGCACGCGTCTGGTGGATGTTCCGCGCCTTTGGCGTTGAGAGTGTCTTCGTTCTGGATGGCGGCCTGCCAGCCTGGAAAGAGGAAGGCTATCCGCTCACCGATGAGGTTCCAACCCGTCTTGAGCGCCACTTCACAGCCATGCTCAACCACGACATGGTGCGCAATCTGGATGAGGTGCAGGACGCACTGGACAGCAGCAGCCACCTTGTGCTGGATGCCCGCGCGCCAGAGCGCTTCAAAGGCCTCGCACCAGAGCCACGTGAAGGCGTGCGTGCTGGCCATATGCCGGGCGCCCTCAACCTGCCATTCGGCCTGTTGCTGAACGAAGGCAAACTCCGCTCCAAGGAAGACCTGCAAAACATCTTCAAGCAGGTCGGCGTGGATGCATCCACCCCGGTGATCACCTCCTGCGGCTCCGGCGTAACCGCTGCCGTTATCACGCTGGCACTGGAGCAAGTCGGCTTTTCCAAAAACGCGCTTTATGACGGTTCCTGGACCGAATGGGGCTCCAGCGAAAAGACAGAAGTCATCAGCGAGCCAGCCTGA
- a CDS encoding alanyl-tRNA editing protein: MTEHLYREDAYLRSSEAAVNEITPEGGIILDRTCFYPNGGGQPGDSGSIELEDGTRIPIATTVYSKDRSQIVHVPAEGTQLPAALCAGTKITAHVDWETRYKRMRVHTALHLLSVVLPFPVTGGQISDGTGRLDFDIPEATLDKEELTGKLQELIAGDYAVTQEWITDEELEANPGLVKTMSVKPPMGSGRVRLVRIGDNVDLQPCGGTHVSQTAQIGTAAITKIEKKGRQNRRVRIQLED, from the coding sequence ATGACAGAACATTTGTACCGAGAAGATGCCTACCTGCGCAGCAGTGAAGCGGCTGTAAATGAAATCACACCAGAAGGTGGCATCATTCTGGACCGGACCTGCTTCTATCCCAATGGCGGCGGCCAGCCGGGCGACAGTGGCTCCATTGAACTGGAAGACGGCACACGTATTCCAATTGCGACCACCGTTTACTCCAAGGATCGCTCTCAGATCGTGCATGTGCCAGCAGAAGGCACGCAGCTGCCAGCAGCCTTGTGCGCAGGCACAAAGATCACTGCGCACGTTGATTGGGAAACCCGCTACAAGCGCATGCGCGTCCACACAGCCCTGCACCTGCTTTCCGTCGTACTGCCATTCCCGGTCACCGGTGGTCAGATCAGCGATGGTACAGGCCGTCTGGACTTCGACATCCCGGAAGCCACACTGGACAAAGAAGAGCTCACAGGTAAGCTTCAGGAGCTCATTGCTGGCGACTATGCGGTCACGCAGGAATGGATCACCGATGAAGAGCTGGAAGCCAATCCCGGCCTTGTAAAGACTATGAGTGTAAAACCACCTATGGGCAGCGGGCGGGTAAGACTGGTAAGAATTGGCGACAACGTTGATTTGCAGCCATGCGGCGGCACGCATGTGTCCCAAACCGCACAGATCGGAACCGCTGCAATCACTAAGATTGAGAAAAAAGGCCGTCAGAACAGACGCGTCCGCATCCAGTTGGAGGACTAA
- a CDS encoding LysE family translocator, which yields MYFVPELSVMAGFTLAAFILSITPGPDMTFFMSKTLTQGRKAGLMAIVGATNGIMIHAFLAAVGISALLAASEFAFQILKTVGALYLVFLAFQILRNGSALSLDEGEASRETPRAIWAKAVTINLLNPKVVLFFVTFLPQFVSASDPYATSKLLFLGFFFILLNVPSSLVMVFGASAVSKFLRNSPRVMRILDYSFAGIMAAFAVKLLSARSTA from the coding sequence ATGTATTTTGTGCCTGAACTAAGTGTGATGGCGGGTTTCACCCTTGCTGCCTTCATCCTGTCCATCACTCCTGGACCGGACATGACCTTCTTCATGAGCAAAACGCTCACACAGGGCCGCAAAGCCGGTCTAATGGCCATAGTTGGCGCAACAAACGGCATCATGATCCATGCGTTTCTGGCAGCCGTCGGCATCTCCGCGCTGCTTGCAGCGTCTGAGTTTGCCTTCCAGATCCTCAAAACAGTCGGCGCACTCTATCTGGTCTTTCTTGCTTTCCAGATCCTGCGCAACGGCTCTGCCCTCTCACTGGATGAAGGGGAAGCCTCTCGTGAAACACCTCGAGCCATCTGGGCGAAAGCCGTCACGATCAACCTGCTCAACCCAAAAGTTGTGTTGTTCTTCGTAACCTTCCTGCCCCAGTTTGTATCTGCGTCAGATCCATACGCGACCTCCAAACTGCTGTTCCTTGGCTTCTTCTTCATCCTGCTGAACGTGCCAAGCAGTCTGGTCATGGTGTTTGGCGCTTCTGCTGTATCCAAGTTCCTGCGCAACTCCCCACGTGTGATGCGCATCCTTGATTACTCTTTTGCGGGCATCATGGCCGCCTTTGCAGTCAAACTGCTCAGCGCACGCTCCACCGCTTAA